The following proteins are encoded in a genomic region of Fundidesulfovibrio soli:
- a CDS encoding helix-turn-helix transcriptional regulator → MSSVEIVSHTKDRLCRLPEVLNRVGYKRSRFLELVRLGVFPRPVKIGVRAVAWPESQIDALVERLASGQGVNHA, encoded by the coding sequence ATGAGTTCTGTGGAAATTGTTTCCCATACCAAAGACCGCCTTTGCCGTCTTCCAGAAGTCCTCAACCGAGTCGGATACAAACGTAGCCGATTCCTTGAACTCGTCCGACTCGGAGTGTTCCCTCGTCCCGTTAAAATTGGGGTCCGTGCTGTTGCTTGGCCGGAGAGTCAGATTGATGCTCTTGTCGAACGTCTCGCGTCCGGCCAGGGGGTGAACCATGCCTAA